A window of Campylobacter ureolyticus contains these coding sequences:
- a CDS encoding glucose-6-phosphate isomerase, translated as MVVNSLKFSKVDRNLIEEYAKRINLEFKEGNIGYFHLPKTGLDVLDEVKEFIKNKEFDDLVVVGMGGSSLGTKAVCKLLGNKKIKVNFLDNLDFYSFSNVVNSLKFDKTLFFIVSKSGTTIETITIFKRIISKFEVKNFSKNFVFITDNGSNLEKLAKDFDVKVFNIPSNVGGRFSVLSPSTTVILEILGYDVKEFLNGASKCANEFFIEKNDTILQKAYHYATHKKAKINVLFSYSDRFKSFNNWYVQLWAESLGKKKEYKRFGLTPVALIGSRDQHSFLQLIMDGVKDKTVTFIRVLEEQNDKNKVNLSLKYLESCDFINGYSMSEILNLQCESTMQAVINEGISVDLIELNKLDEWHVGYLLYYYMLLTSAVGVMLDINTYDQPGVEIGKRILKTLISK; from the coding sequence ATGGTGGTAAATAGTTTAAAATTTAGTAAAGTTGATAGAAATTTAATTGAAGAGTATGCAAAACGAATAAATTTAGAATTTAAAGAGGGAAATATTGGTTATTTTCATCTTCCTAAAACTGGACTTGATGTTTTAGATGAGGTTAAAGAATTTATAAAAAATAAAGAATTTGATGATTTGGTTGTTGTTGGAATGGGTGGTTCATCACTTGGAACAAAGGCGGTTTGCAAACTTTTAGGAAATAAAAAAATAAAAGTAAATTTTTTAGACAATTTAGATTTCTATAGTTTTTCAAATGTTGTAAATTCTTTAAAATTTGATAAAACACTTTTTTTTATTGTTTCAAAATCAGGCACCACAATAGAAACAATTACTATATTTAAAAGAATTATTTCTAAATTTGAGGTTAAAAATTTTAGTAAAAATTTTGTTTTTATAACAGATAATGGTTCAAATTTAGAAAAACTAGCAAAAGATTTTGATGTTAAAGTTTTTAATATACCATCAAATGTAGGCGGAAGATTTAGTGTTTTAAGCCCATCAACAACTGTTATTTTAGAGATTTTAGGATATGATGTAAAAGAGTTTTTAAATGGTGCTTCAAAGTGTGCAAATGAGTTTTTTATAGAAAAAAATGATACTATTTTACAAAAAGCATACCATTATGCAACACATAAAAAAGCAAAAATAAATGTGCTTTTTAGTTACTCGGACCGTTTTAAAAGCTTTAATAATTGGTATGTGCAGCTTTGGGCTGAAAGCTTAGGTAAGAAAAAAGAGTATAAAAGATTTGGCTTAACACCTGTTGCATTGATTGGAAGTAGGGATCAACACTCATTTTTACAGCTTATTATGGATGGTGTAAAGGATAAAACTGTAACTTTTATAAGAGTTTTAGAAGAGCAAAACGATAAAAATAAAGTAAATTTAAGTTTAAAATATCTAGAAAGTTGTGATTTTATAAATGGTTATTCTATGAGTGAAATTTTAAATCTTCAGTGTGAATCAACAATGCAAGCTGTAATAAATGAGGGAATTAGCGTTGATTTAATAGAGTTAAACAAGCTTGATGAGTGGCATGTTGGATATTTGCTTTATTATTATATGCTTTTAACAAGTGCAGTTGGGGTTATGCTTGATATCAATACTTATGATCAGCCAGGGGTTGAGATAGGTAAAAGAATTTTAAAAACTCTAATTTCTAAATAA
- a CDS encoding TlpA family protein disulfide reductase — translation MKFIKFIVLFLIIFFAGCDKKDDKKSTSTFKDSNKTLNLEQNEAILTTNLDAPITIKFTNHNLISVTKTGDGINIENSDKATIFFFFTPWCPPCLVQIQVLNNLANKFENDINIYGIVVKNDENPSENKISLEDIKFQISQSLENETLMDAIGGIKNIPFMSVYKKSGKHYKDYLGIIPEEMLEIEIKKAIK, via the coding sequence ATGAAATTTATCAAATTTATAGTATTGTTTTTGATTATTTTTTTTGCAGGTTGCGATAAAAAAGATGATAAAAAATCAACTTCTACTTTTAAAGATAGCAATAAAACTTTAAATTTAGAACAAAATGAAGCTATTTTAACAACCAACTTAGATGCGCCAATTACAATTAAATTCACCAATCATAATCTTATAAGCGTTACTAAAACTGGCGATGGAATAAATATAGAAAATAGCGATAAAGCTACAATTTTTTTCTTTTTCACACCTTGGTGCCCTCCTTGCTTGGTTCAAATACAAGTGCTTAATAATTTGGCCAATAAATTTGAAAATGATATCAACATTTACGGGATTGTGGTAAAAAATGATGAAAACCCAAGCGAAAATAAAATAAGTCTAGAAGATATAAAATTTCAAATAAGCCAAAGCTTGGAAAATGAAACTTTGATGGATGCAATAGGTGGAATTAAAAATATACCTTTTATGAGTGTTTATAAAAAAAGTGGAAAGCACTATAAAGACTATTTAGGTATAATACCCGAAGAAATGCTTGAAATAGAGATTAAAAAGGCTATAAAATGA
- the ftsY gene encoding signal recognition particle-docking protein FtsY translates to MINFFKKGLQKTVEAMKSAKPKNEKISKDILEEMLLEADVDYEIVEEIIYYLPPQDEVSKKDLERVLNTYFMYEDKNISKQKPFVELILGVNGAGKTTSIAKLANLYKKSGKKVILGACDTFRAGAIEQLRQWAIKLDIPIIASNQGHDPAAVAYDSISSAVARGYDNVLIDTAGRLQNQKNLANELEKIVRISSRAMPSAPHRKILVLDGTQGNNSVKQTYAFNEIVKLDGVIITKLDGTSKGGALFGIARELELPILYIGVGEKMDDLVKFDAKEFVNTLLDGIFEE, encoded by the coding sequence ATGATAAATTTTTTTAAAAAAGGTTTGCAAAAAACAGTTGAAGCGATGAAATCTGCCAAACCTAAAAACGAAAAAATTTCAAAAGATATTTTAGAAGAGATGCTTTTAGAAGCAGATGTCGATTATGAAATAGTTGAAGAGATAATTTACTATCTTCCACCACAAGATGAAGTTTCAAAAAAAGATTTAGAGCGTGTTTTAAATACATATTTTATGTATGAAGATAAAAATATATCAAAACAAAAACCTTTTGTTGAGTTAATTTTAGGCGTAAATGGCGCTGGAAAGACAACATCGATTGCAAAATTAGCAAATTTATATAAAAAAAGTGGAAAAAAGGTAATTCTTGGAGCTTGTGATACTTTTAGAGCTGGAGCTATCGAGCAACTTAGACAATGGGCAATAAAACTTGATATTCCTATAATTGCATCAAACCAAGGTCACGATCCAGCAGCTGTTGCATACGATAGCATAAGCTCAGCAGTTGCAAGAGGATATGATAATGTTTTAATTGACACAGCAGGAAGACTTCAAAACCAAAAAAATTTAGCAAATGAGCTAGAAAAAATAGTTAGAATTTCATCTCGCGCCATGCCAAGTGCACCACATAGAAAAATTTTAGTTCTTGATGGAACACAGGGAAATAATAGCGTTAAGCAAACTTACGCTTTTAATGAAATTGTAAAACTTGATGGGGTGATAATTACAAAGCTTGATGGAACATCAAAAGGTGGAGCACTTTTTGGAATAGCAAGGGAGCTTGAACTTCCAATTTTATATATCGGAGTTGGCGAAAAAATGGATGATTTAGTCAAATTTGATGCAAAGGAATTTGTAAATACACTTTTAGATGGGATTTTTGAAGAATAA
- the galU gene encoding UTP--glucose-1-phosphate uridylyltransferase GalU, with product MIETCLFPAAGYGTRFLPATKSLPKEMLPILTKPLIHYGVDEALEAGMHNMAFVTGRGKRALEDYFDLSYELEDQISGTSKEHLLKEVRDLMQNCRFSFTRQRQMRGLGDAINKGKILVGDEPFGVILADDLCINENGEGVMTQMLRVFEKYRASIVAVMEVDNKDTDKYGIVEGRYIEDDLLIVNNMVEKPDPKEAKSNLAIIGRYILTPNIFNFIEATKPGKNGEIQITDALLKQANEGIVLAYKFKGKRFDCGSLDGFVEATNYFYNKLKNGKNSNGGK from the coding sequence ATGATAGAAACTTGTCTTTTTCCAGCAGCTGGTTATGGAACTAGATTTTTACCAGCTACAAAATCTCTTCCAAAAGAAATGCTACCTATACTTACAAAACCACTAATTCATTATGGGGTTGACGAGGCATTAGAGGCTGGAATGCATAATATGGCTTTTGTAACAGGGCGCGGCAAAAGAGCTTTGGAAGATTATTTTGATTTAAGCTATGAGCTTGAAGATCAAATTTCAGGTACAAGTAAAGAACATTTGCTAAAAGAAGTTAGAGATTTAATGCAAAATTGCAGATTTTCATTCACTAGACAAAGACAGATGAGAGGGCTAGGAGATGCTATTAATAAAGGTAAAATTCTAGTTGGAGATGAGCCTTTTGGTGTAATTTTAGCTGATGATTTATGTATAAATGAAAATGGCGAGGGAGTAATGACTCAAATGCTTAGAGTATTTGAAAAATACCGAGCTTCGATTGTTGCTGTTATGGAAGTGGATAATAAAGACACCGATAAATATGGAATTGTTGAGGGAAGATATATCGAAGATGATTTATTAATAGTAAATAACATGGTTGAAAAACCAGACCCAAAAGAGGCAAAAAGTAATCTTGCAATTATTGGAAGATATATATTAACGCCAAATATTTTCAATTTTATAGAGGCTACAAAACCTGGTAAAAATGGTGAAATTCAAATAACAGATGCACTTTTAAAACAAGCCAACGAGGGCATTGTTTTAGCATATAAATTTAAAGGTAAAAGATTTGATTGTGGCTCTTTGGATGGTTTTGTTGAAGCAACAAATTATTTTTATAATAAATTAAAAAATGGTAAAAACTCAAATGGTGGTAAATAG
- a CDS encoding 5-formyltetrahydrofolate cyclo-ligase → MMTKEIFRKRAKKKLKFITKTKAKCNHYEILRNLKKIIKTTNSKKILFFMPTANEPNLLLLRRKLAKSNEIFIPLMRNLSFEMVKLRGPFYKSRFGILENRSQNVFKKKIDLAVVPVIGVDGKMARIGHGMGFYDRFFDNLNYKPLIIFVEICDMYIKEIISQKHDIKCDIYLTPKKNYIIRGKNDRNNSRLRSRCSGSWCRISNI, encoded by the coding sequence ATGATGACAAAAGAAATATTTAGAAAAAGAGCTAAAAAAAAGCTTAAATTTATTACTAAAACAAAAGCTAAGTGTAACCATTATGAAATTTTAAGAAATCTAAAAAAGATAATTAAAACAACAAATTCTAAGAAAATTTTATTTTTTATGCCAACGGCAAATGAGCCTAATTTGTTACTTTTAAGAAGAAAATTAGCAAAAAGTAATGAAATTTTTATCCCGCTTATGCGAAATCTTAGCTTTGAAATGGTAAAATTAAGAGGACCTTTTTATAAATCTCGTTTTGGCATCTTAGAAAATAGATCTCAAAATGTTTTTAAGAAAAAAATAGATTTAGCTGTAGTTCCAGTTATTGGAGTTGATGGAAAAATGGCTAGAATTGGTCATGGAATGGGCTTTTATGATAGATTTTTTGATAATCTTAATTATAAGCCTTTAATTATTTTTGTGGAGATTTGCGATATGTATATAAAAGAGATTATTTCACAAAAACATGATATTAAATGTGATATTTACTTAACTCCAAAGAAAAATTACATAATAAGAGGAAAAAATGATAGAAATAATTCTAGGCTTAGGAGCCGGTGCAGTGGGAGTTGGTGCAGGATATCTAATATCTAA
- a CDS encoding DedA family protein yields MSEMLTSLSIYGYIILFLYTLGGGMVAIIAAGVLSYAGSMNLSLVIIIATISNALGDTLLFYLSRYNKKEIMPYFKKQKRNLALAQILFKKHGGKIILFKKYIYGLKTLVPLAIGLTKYSFYKFSIINIISAFIWALSLGLLSYFSGDMLINLFSLIKQNPLIMPFILLIIIGLIVLYFKQATKKKI; encoded by the coding sequence ATGAGCGAAATGCTAACTTCACTTTCAATTTATGGATATATTATTTTATTTTTATACACACTTGGCGGTGGTATGGTTGCAATAATTGCCGCTGGAGTTTTAAGCTATGCTGGAAGCATGAATTTATCACTCGTTATAATTATAGCGACTATTTCAAATGCCTTGGGGGATACTCTTCTTTTTTATTTGAGTAGGTATAATAAAAAAGAAATTATGCCATATTTTAAAAAGCAAAAACGAAATTTAGCTTTAGCTCAAATATTATTTAAAAAACATGGTGGAAAAATTATTTTATTTAAAAAATATATATATGGTTTAAAAACTTTAGTTCCACTTGCCATTGGACTTACAAAATATAGCTTTTATAAATTTAGCATTATAAATATAATAAGTGCTTTTATATGGGCTTTAAGTCTTGGGCTTTTAAGTTATTTTTCAGGTGATATGCTTATAAATTTATTCAGCCTCATAAAGCAAAATCCATTAATTATGCCATTTATCTTACTTATAATAATTGGTTTGATTGTACTTTATTTTAAACAAGCAACTAAGAAAAAAATTTAA
- the radA gene encoding DNA repair protein RadA, giving the protein MAKKKTVFECSACGNKQAKWMGKCPECGAWDSFVELSEEQIKFIETSSKIITTPNKAQEICDIKIEDVKRVSTEDKELDLVLGGGIVEGSLVLIGGSPGIGKSTLLLKIASNLAKKSLKVLYVSGEESLSQIKLRADRLNAVSKNLYLLAEISLENIKNELLQNEYKFLVIDSIQTLYSDAITSAPGSVSQVREITFELMRIAKEKGISVFIIGHITKEGSIAGPRVLEHMVDVVLYFEGDASKELRVLRGFKNRFGSTSEVGIFEMSDKGLISAKDVASKFFTRGSAVSGSAITVIMEGSRPLIVEIQALVCESSYPKRSSTGYDKNRLDMIIALLDRKMEILLGHYDVFINVIGGVKISETAADLAVVAAIVSSFKNRPISKESIFLGEVSLNGEIRDISNLDLRVKEAKMQNFRNVIAPSLPIEEKGIKIFQTKEIRQILDMM; this is encoded by the coding sequence ATGGCTAAAAAAAAGACAGTTTTTGAATGTAGTGCATGTGGAAACAAACAAGCTAAATGGATGGGAAAATGTCCTGAATGTGGTGCTTGGGATAGTTTTGTTGAACTAAGTGAAGAACAAATTAAATTTATAGAAACTTCTTCAAAAATAATAACTACTCCAAATAAAGCACAAGAAATTTGTGATATAAAAATAGAAGATGTTAAAAGAGTCTCAACAGAGGATAAAGAGCTTGATTTAGTTTTAGGTGGCGGGATAGTAGAAGGCTCACTTGTGCTAATTGGTGGAAGCCCTGGGATTGGCAAATCAACGCTTTTACTAAAAATAGCTTCAAATTTGGCAAAAAAATCCTTAAAAGTTCTTTATGTAAGTGGAGAAGAAAGCCTTAGTCAAATAAAACTAAGAGCCGATAGGCTAAATGCTGTTTCAAAAAATTTATATCTTTTGGCTGAAATTTCACTTGAAAATATTAAAAATGAACTTTTACAAAATGAGTATAAATTTCTAGTTATAGATAGTATCCAAACTCTTTATAGTGACGCTATAACCTCAGCTCCAGGATCTGTTTCACAAGTAAGAGAAATAACATTTGAGTTAATGCGAATAGCTAAAGAAAAAGGAATTTCTGTTTTTATCATAGGTCATATCACAAAAGAAGGCTCAATTGCAGGTCCTAGAGTGCTTGAACACATGGTTGATGTGGTGCTTTACTTTGAAGGAGATGCTAGTAAAGAGCTAAGAGTTTTAAGAGGATTTAAAAACCGTTTTGGCTCAACAAGTGAAGTTGGCATATTTGAAATGAGTGATAAAGGCTTAATAAGCGCAAAAGATGTAGCAAGTAAATTTTTTACAAGAGGCTCTGCTGTGAGTGGAAGCGCAATAACAGTTATAATGGAAGGTTCTCGCCCATTAATAGTAGAAATTCAAGCCCTAGTTTGTGAAAGCTCATATCCAAAAAGAAGTTCAACTGGATATGACAAAAACAGACTTGATATGATAATAGCCTTGCTTGATAGAAAAATGGAAATTTTACTTGGACATTATGATGTTTTTATAAATGTAATTGGCGGTGTTAAGATAAGCGAAACTGCTGCTGATTTAGCTGTAGTTGCGGCAATTGTAAGCAGTTTTAAAAATCGCCCGATTAGCAAAGAAAGTATATTTTTAGGAGAAGTTAGCTTAAATGGTGAAATTCGTGATATTTCAAACCTAGATCTTAGAGTAAAAGAAGCAAAAATGCAAAATTTTAGAAATGTCATAGCCCCATCTTTACCAATTGAAGAAAAAGGAATAAAAATATTTCAAACAAAAGAAATAAGGCAAATTTTAGATATGATGTAA
- a CDS encoding lipid-binding SYLF domain-containing protein, with translation MKKILIILSLFFLALNSHAKDEDLLNASNAYELTMREANVDKKSLVDSSKAILIFPSVKKVGFIVAGMYGNGVALIKNGSNFNAYEASVSNGSIGFQIGYEDNYMVLFVMNDEILNSMINADIKLGVDATVSLYKASASVGAVSVFDKDVYAFVNKAGAFAGVNIGGFVVNIDTGKIFNQDSYAFENLVKTIKKAY, from the coding sequence ATGAAAAAAATTTTAATTATTTTAAGTTTATTTTTTTTAGCTTTAAATTCACATGCAAAAGACGAGGATTTGTTGAATGCATCAAATGCTTATGAGCTTACTATGAGAGAGGCAAATGTTGATAAAAAAAGCTTAGTTGATAGCTCAAAAGCCATTTTAATATTTCCAAGTGTTAAAAAAGTTGGTTTTATAGTTGCAGGAATGTATGGAAATGGGGTTGCTCTTATAAAAAATGGCTCAAATTTTAATGCATATGAAGCAAGTGTATCAAATGGAAGTATTGGCTTTCAAATAGGTTATGAAGATAACTATATGGTACTTTTTGTTATGAATGATGAAATTTTAAATTCTATGATAAATGCAGATATTAAACTTGGAGTGGATGCAACAGTTTCTTTGTATAAGGCTAGTGCAAGCGTTGGAGCTGTTAGTGTATTTGATAAGGATGTTTATGCTTTTGTTAATAAAGCCGGAGCTTTTGCCGGCGTAAATATAGGTGGATTTGTAGTAAATATTGATACTGGTAAGATCTTTAATCAAGATAGTTATGCATTTGAGAATTTAGTAAAAACTATAAAAAAGGCTTATTGA
- a CDS encoding cation diffusion facilitator family transporter: MSNLKNKTLFFKVSPPLVAGVTAFVLAIFKLTAGLFSGSIAVMASAIDSMLDSIISGLNYAALKKSKDKANSKFNYGLSKLEALMAFLEGLFILGVGLFIFYSSVKNIFYSQGEIKTDIAILVMVISALTTGLLVFYLHLQKKSSLIVKADILHYKSDLYTNIATILALIIIYFTGFVLIDSLFGIIVSVYIFISSVKLIKEGGNILLDRAIDKNIVENIVDFIKSRNLVLSYHNLKTRQSVDKAYFSIDLVFKKDISLQNAHDEGEVLINYIKDSYPNFEWDIDIHFDPVDDSKKD, encoded by the coding sequence ATGTCAAATTTAAAAAACAAAACTTTATTTTTTAAAGTAAGTCCACCGCTTGTTGCAGGAGTTACTGCTTTTGTTTTAGCTATATTTAAGCTAACTGCAGGACTTTTTAGTGGTTCAATTGCTGTTATGGCATCGGCGATTGATTCGATGCTTGATTCTATTATTTCAGGATTAAACTATGCAGCTTTAAAAAAATCAAAAGATAAAGCAAATTCTAAATTCAACTACGGACTTAGCAAGCTTGAAGCTTTAATGGCATTTTTAGAAGGGCTTTTTATACTTGGAGTTGGGCTTTTTATATTTTATTCAAGCGTTAAAAATATATTTTATTCCCAAGGTGAGATAAAAACTGATATCGCAATTTTGGTTATGGTTATTTCGGCTTTAACTACTGGACTTTTAGTTTTTTATCTTCATTTGCAGAAAAAAAGTTCTTTAATTGTAAAAGCCGATATTTTACACTATAAAAGTGATCTTTACACAAATATAGCAACTATTTTAGCTCTTATAATTATATATTTTACAGGTTTTGTTTTAATTGATTCTCTTTTTGGCATTATCGTTAGTGTTTATATTTTTATAAGCTCTGTAAAGCTCATAAAAGAAGGTGGAAATATACTGCTTGATAGGGCTATTGATAAAAATATAGTTGAAAATATAGTCGATTTTATAAAAAGTAGAAATTTAGTTCTTAGTTATCATAATTTAAAAACTAGGCAAAGTGTAGATAAAGCTTATTTTAGCATTGATTTGGTTTTTAAAAAAGATATTTCTTTGCAAAATGCTCATGATGAAGGTGAAGTGTTAATTAATTATATAAAAGACAGTTATCCAAATTTTGAGTGGGATATAGATATTCATTTTGATCCAGTTGATGACTCTAAAAAAGATTAA
- a CDS encoding diguanylate cyclase domain-containing protein, whose product MKKSDEIIKDIQNRNHNYLIMINDFGVSLAKNSLSFFEIQSFFKNLADYAAYQFEDLKQIFDEFEIDKRQVESHIKNQKIFLNEVNYMCSYVSDDVYKIKPLLNFLIFWSESEVNNQNFLLFKQVELIKKGMTPSDAYELMSLHDNTTFARTINNFINTLIQKNDELAQNNIALQIKLNKTTKKLNALNKELDAFPVTDPITNLSNRTQALKALNILFKEENKNVGALLFSLTSYNDMINQLGYEVTNNIFLAIIRIIKNSMRSDDLIYSMKKDELLLICQNLNETSAINIANMLIERITKNSVLNTLLGSFNKLSINIGIALLKSVSDSDDLLVLLDKKLKNAQSMGKNRIEI is encoded by the coding sequence ATGAAGAAAAGTGATGAAATCATAAAAGATATACAAAATAGAAACCACAATTATTTAATTATGATAAATGACTTTGGTGTGAGTTTGGCTAAAAATAGTTTATCGTTTTTTGAAATTCAATCTTTTTTTAAAAATTTAGCAGATTATGCAGCATATCAATTTGAAGATTTAAAACAAATTTTTGATGAGTTTGAAATAGATAAAAGACAAGTTGAGTCTCATATTAAAAATCAAAAAATATTTTTAAACGAAGTTAATTATATGTGCTCATATGTAAGTGATGATGTCTATAAGATAAAACCACTTTTAAATTTTTTGATATTTTGGTCAGAATCTGAAGTAAATAACCAAAATTTCCTGCTCTTTAAACAGGTTGAGCTTATAAAAAAAGGAATGACTCCAAGTGATGCATACGAATTGATGAGTCTTCATGATAATACAACCTTTGCAAGAACTATTAATAATTTTATAAATACATTAATCCAAAAAAATGACGAACTTGCACAAAATAATATAGCTCTGCAAATAAAACTTAATAAAACTACAAAAAAGTTGAATGCTTTAAATAAAGAGCTTGATGCTTTTCCAGTAACAGACCCAATTACAAATCTATCAAATAGAACTCAAGCCTTAAAAGCTTTAAATATTTTATTTAAAGAAGAAAATAAAAATGTTGGAGCTTTGTTGTTTTCCCTAACAAGCTATAACGACATGATAAATCAACTCGGGTATGAAGTAACAAATAACATATTTTTAGCAATCATAAGAATTATTAAAAATTCAATGCGAAGTGATGATTTGATTTACTCTATGAAAAAAGATGAGCTTTTATTAATTTGTCAAAATCTAAATGAAACAAGTGCAATTAATATAGCAAATATGTTAATAGAAAGAATTACAAAAAATAGTGTTTTAAACACACTTCTTGGAAGTTTTAATAAACTTAGTATAAATATTGGTATAGCATTACTAAAATCAGTATCAGACTCCGATGATCTACTTGTCTTGCTAGATAAAAAGCTTAAAAATGCTCAATCTATGGGAAAAAATAGAATTGAAATTTAA
- the rny gene encoding ribonuclease Y, whose amino-acid sequence MIEIILGLGAGAVGVGAGYLISKKINEANYNIFVEQAKAKAKAIEYEAESILKDAKLTIQEAEFDAKKKYEDKVLKIQKDFDLKTAELDKKQKELVEEKQTLDTNTKKIEEFHKDAKNMYDEGKLLKKNYETKIEEALKVLEHSAGLTEEEAKDEILKRVEERSRGDIAHIVRKYEEEAKKEAKKRANYIIAQATTRFAGEYAAERLINVVDIKNDDLKGRIIGKEGRNIKTLEMVLGVDVIIDDTPHAVILSSFNLYRRAIATRVVELLVEDGRIQPARIEEIHKKVCEEFEASILEEGENIVMDLGLSGIHPEIIKLIGKLKFRASYGQNALAHSLEVAHLAGIIAAETGGDENLARRAGLLHDIGKALTHEYEGSHVDLGAEICKRYKEHPVVINAIYAHHGHEEAQSIECAAVCTADALSAARPGARREVLESFLKRVSEVEEIATSKNGVKQAYAINAGREIRVMVNANLINDDEAVLVAKEIADDIKANVQYPGEIKVSVIRETRVTEYAK is encoded by the coding sequence ATGATAGAAATAATTCTAGGCTTAGGAGCCGGTGCAGTGGGAGTTGGTGCAGGATATCTAATATCTAAAAAAATAAATGAAGCAAATTATAATATCTTTGTAGAGCAGGCAAAAGCAAAAGCAAAAGCTATTGAATATGAGGCTGAAAGTATTTTAAAAGATGCAAAACTAACTATCCAAGAAGCTGAGTTTGATGCTAAAAAAAAGTATGAAGATAAAGTTTTAAAAATTCAAAAAGATTTTGATTTAAAAACAGCTGAACTTGATAAAAAACAAAAAGAGCTTGTTGAAGAAAAGCAAACTCTAGATACTAATACCAAAAAAATTGAAGAGTTTCATAAAGATGCTAAAAATATGTATGATGAAGGAAAGCTATTAAAGAAAAACTATGAAACTAAAATAGAAGAGGCTTTAAAAGTTTTAGAGCATTCTGCAGGCCTAACAGAAGAAGAGGCAAAAGATGAAATTTTAAAACGAGTTGAAGAAAGAAGCCGTGGAGACATTGCTCACATTGTTAGAAAATATGAAGAAGAGGCAAAAAAAGAGGCAAAAAAAAGAGCAAACTATATCATAGCTCAAGCTACAACTAGATTTGCCGGAGAGTATGCAGCAGAACGACTTATAAATGTTGTTGATATAAAAAATGATGATTTAAAAGGTAGAATTATCGGTAAAGAGGGGCGAAATATAAAAACCCTAGAAATGGTTTTAGGCGTTGATGTTATAATTGATGATACCCCACATGCAGTTATTTTAAGTAGCTTTAACCTTTATAGAAGAGCAATTGCAACAAGAGTTGTTGAGTTATTGGTTGAAGATGGAAGAATTCAGCCTGCTAGAATTGAAGAAATTCATAAAAAAGTATGTGAAGAGTTTGAAGCAAGTATTTTAGAAGAGGGTGAAAATATCGTTATGGACTTAGGGCTTAGCGGAATTCATCCAGAAATCATAAAATTAATTGGAAAGCTTAAATTTAGAGCAAGCTATGGGCAAAACGCTCTTGCTCATAGTCTTGAAGTTGCTCATTTAGCTGGAATTATTGCAGCTGAAACTGGTGGAGATGAAAATTTAGCAAGACGCGCTGGACTTTTACACGATATTGGTAAAGCCTTAACTCATGAATATGAGGGAAGTCATGTGGATTTAGGAGCTGAAATTTGTAAAAGATATAAAGAACACCCAGTTGTTATAAATGCGATATATGCTCACCATGGACATGAGGAAGCACAAAGTATAGAGTGTGCTGCAGTTTGTACAGCTGATGCGCTAAGTGCTGCAAGACCTGGAGCTAGACGTGAAGTACTTGAAAGTTTCTTAAAAAGAGTTTCTGAGGTTGAAGAGATAGCTACTAGCAAAAATGGAGTAAAGCAAGCATACGCAATAAATGCTGGTAGAGAAATAAGAGTTATGGTAAATGCAAATTTGATAAATGATGATGAGGCTGTTTTAGTTGCAAAAGAAATAGCTGATGATATAAAAGCTAATGTTCAATATCCAGGAGAAATAAAAGTAAGTGTTATAAGAGAAACACGAGTTACTGAATATGCAAAATAA
- a CDS encoding Dps family protein, protein MNKVIEQLNQIQADALALSVQFHNYHWNVKGTQFLAIHKYTEEAYDDMGELFDEAAERAIQLGGKAIICPKAIIERSKTPKVEKDSFTCKEVVELIKKDYEYLLGEFRKLAKLSDEAGDRATGAICDDYIGKYEKALWMLSATLA, encoded by the coding sequence ATGAATAAAGTTATAGAACAACTTAACCAAATTCAAGCAGATGCTTTAGCTTTAAGCGTTCAATTTCATAATTATCACTGGAATGTAAAAGGAACCCAATTTTTAGCTATCCATAAATATACTGAAGAAGCTTATGATGATATGGGTGAATTATTTGATGAGGCAGCCGAAAGGGCTATCCAACTTGGTGGAAAAGCTATAATTTGCCCAAAAGCTATAATTGAAAGATCAAAAACTCCAAAAGTAGAAAAAGATTCTTTTACTTGTAAAGAAGTAGTTGAATTAATAAAAAAAGATTATGAGTATTTGCTAGGCGAGTTTAGAAAATTAGCAAAATTAAGTGATGAGGCAGGAGATAGAGCAACAGGAGCAATTTGTGATGATTACATTGGCAAATATGAAAAAGCTCTTTGGATGCTTTCTGCAACACTTGCTTAA